The Saccharomyces eubayanus strain FM1318 chromosome XIII, whole genome shotgun sequence DNA segment AATCCCTCTATCTCGCGGTGACTACAAGATCACTGGAGATAATATCCTGCTTTCATCCTTTGCGATTGAGCAACTAGAAGCTGCTTTGAACTTCAAGATTGAAAAGATACAGGCACCAATGGACATGGGACAGAATGCATACCTCGGTGAACGAGTCCGAGTCGCAGATAATGGGTCGTCTGCCACCGATAATGGCGCAAACGAGATCAACGAGTCAGCATGGGATAGGAGAGTCTTGCGTCCTTTGAGAAATAGCTTTCCTCTGCTACTGGTGTTGGTAAGAACGTTTTACTTAATCGGCTACAATTCATTGGTCCcctttttcattattttagAGTTTGGAAGCTTTCTTCCCTGGAAATATATCATCTTACTAagtttattgtttgttttcCGAACGATTTGGAATACGCAAGAAGTGTGGAATTTATGGAGGGATTACTTTCACTTGAACGATATCGATGAAGCCAAGTTTGTCCAGATCAAAAACTTCGTGAACTCCAATTCATTGACGTTGGCTTTCTACAAGAAATGCAAGGATACTCAGTCCATTATTGATTTACTGATGATCCCGAATTTACACGAACAAAGACTATCCGTATATTCCGAATACGATATCGAGTACGACGCCAACACCCCAGACGTTGGTCAACTTAGGTTGCTATTCATCAAGGTGTTGTCGGGCGAAATCTCCAAGAAAGCTCTAGACGAGTTATTCAGAGGATTTTTCGAATTGTACGAAGCCACAAGAAACATGAACCCACTGTACCCTCAGGACTCTTTGAACGAACTACTATTGATGATCTTGAAGGAGTCCAACAAGAAAGACATCAACACGCTGCCCAAATACAGAAGGTGGTTCCAAACCGTGTGCTTGCAAATAAGCGCAATTGCAGAGCACAGCGTCTTGGACCTCATGCTCGGCCACATAATCCCGGACCCGGCGAACGACAGGGTGCTAACCGCCGTGGTAAAGAACTTTGTGCTCTTCTGGGTCACTCTGCTCCCCTACGTAAGGGAGAAGCTGGATGAAATTGTGGCGCAACGAGCCAGGGATCGTGAGCAACCTGTTTCTTCCGTCCAAGACCAAGACCAAGACCAAGAACACGACGAGCAAGAAGCGGTAGTCATCCCTGACCAAGACCCTACCGCTACGGGTGCGCAAGCCCACATCTACGTCTCTGACGAGGACCGGTAACCGTGTCGTGTGTCCTTATTATATAATGCGTTAAAGGTGTGTGAAAATCCATGCTGTTCTGGCCCGTCGGGTTTCCTGACAAATTGTCCTTTAGGGATTTTTCGGTTTGGGCTCGGGTGGACCATGCCGGCTGGCAACCAACcaagagaggtatataaagAGACACAATCTGCCAGAACATTGCCAGATTATTCGGTGCGTGGCTTCCCACGTACATTGTCTTTTACAATTGCAATCAACCAACCACACATACATACAATTACATACACAATGGTCGCTCAAGTTCAAAAGCAAGCTCCAGCTTTCAAGAAAACCGCCGTCGTCGACGGTGTCTTTGACGAAGTCTCTTTGGACAAATACAAGGGTAAGTACGTCGTCTTGGCCTTTATCCCATTGGCCTTCACTTTCGTTTGCCCAACTGAAATCATCGCCTTCTCTGAAGCCGCTAAGAAGTTCGAAGAACAAGGTGCGCAAGTCCTTTTCGCCTCCACTGACTCCGAATACTCCCTTTTGGCATGGACCAACATCGCAAGAAAGGAAGGTGGTTTGGGCCCAATTAACATCCCATTATTGGCCGACACCAACCACTCCTTGTCCAGAGACTACGGTGTCTTgatcgaagaag contains these protein-coding regions:
- the TSA1 gene encoding thioredoxin peroxidase TSA1, whose amino-acid sequence is MPAGNQPREVYKETQSARTLPDYSVRGFPRTLSFTIAINQPHIHTITYTMVAQVQKQAPAFKKTAVVDGVFDEVSLDKYKGKYVVLAFIPLAFTFVCPTEIIAFSEAAKKFEEQGAQVLFASTDSEYSLLAWTNIARKEGGLGPINIPLLADTNHSLSRDYGVLIEEEGIALRGLFIIDPKGTIRHITINDLPVGRNVDEALRLVEGFQWTDKNGTVLPCNWTPGAATIKPDVEASKEYFESANK